A single genomic interval of Oscillatoria sp. FACHB-1407 harbors:
- a CDS encoding ArsR/SmtB family transcription factor — MPVQPMPVQPPTLDQAVEQPKQGCCRAIASTSLSEAQAQKYAEWFKVLADPTRLRILNLLAQNKEPLCVCDIVDQFDLGQPTISHHLKLLRNTCFVKTERRANFIYYSINHECIPALPQAAQQIMGI; from the coding sequence ATGCCAGTTCAGCCAATGCCAGTTCAGCCACCCACACTTGACCAGGCAGTCGAGCAGCCAAAACAGGGATGCTGTAGGGCGATCGCTTCTACAAGCCTCTCCGAAGCACAAGCTCAAAAATATGCTGAATGGTTTAAGGTGCTAGCAGACCCCACTCGTTTACGAATTCTCAACCTGCTAGCGCAAAATAAGGAACCTTTGTGCGTCTGCGATATTGTGGATCAGTTTGATCTGGGACAACCTACCATTTCTCATCACCTCAAGTTGTTGCGAAACACCTGCTTCGTCAAAACTGAGCGACGAGCTAACTTCATTTATTACAGCATCAATCACGAGTGCATTCCTGCGCTCCCCCAAGCGGCTCAGCAGATTATGGGCATCTAA
- a CDS encoding ArsI/CadI family heavy metal resistance metalloenzyme codes for MTTLKTHVALRVANLDKSIAFYQAMFGVSPVKHKVDYAKFDLENPALNLTLNTAETIQPQGTLSHLGIQVGSTEDVQAAIARFAKAGLNLFEEKNTDCCYALQDKVWVTDPDGNRWEVFVVKVSDTAPEETISLNPSQMSGQPQGVKSCCA; via the coding sequence ATGACTACATTGAAGACCCACGTCGCACTCAGAGTTGCCAATCTGGACAAGTCCATCGCCTTTTATCAGGCAATGTTTGGAGTGTCTCCGGTAAAGCATAAAGTTGACTATGCCAAGTTTGATCTGGAGAACCCTGCTCTCAACCTGACATTGAATACAGCCGAGACAATCCAACCGCAGGGAACACTCTCTCACCTGGGCATTCAGGTAGGCAGCACTGAAGACGTACAGGCGGCGATCGCCCGTTTTGCGAAGGCAGGTCTGAATCTATTTGAAGAGAAGAACACCGACTGTTGTTATGCCCTGCAAGACAAAGTTTGGGTGACAGACCCCGACGGCAACCGTTGGGAGGTCTTTGTTGTCAAAGTAAGCGACACAGCCCCGGAAGAAACGATTAGTTTGAATCCATCCCAGATGTCTGGTCAGCCTCAAGGGGTCAAATCCTGCTGCGCTTAG
- a CDS encoding GspE/PulE family protein — protein sequence MAVYPSCPIYRIPDKLSLFGQRLVDTGWLEFEQMLQVERESRQSNESVITSVERLIGRPLSADVKQMYKQLSLFELKLLHCVEPFVFENSGITINQVSELIDTLIPIDICRRYRLVPLFKIEHGPTSLLVAMVNPNDLAAQDDLNRILRPQGLLLKRLVIPVEDYQQIISQYLDNQFDQQKQLDLQSKFDSKADLDELEYLGLEEIIDDANVDLKIALTDGEAEPVVALVNKILVQALQEEVSNIHVEPQKEYLRIRFRKYGVLRDAVDPLPKKIIPAVTARLKVIADLDILEKCSPQTGKIYRIFDGRKIEFDVSTLPSRCGEGIVLTLVNRSLPPVSLENIFPHSSSRQSVQEMIAHSHGLLLVVGVPGSSKITTLYSLLAQRNTVDSRIITFEEVVQYFLEGITQVQLPIENRKDYINACLRQDPDIVLIDELCDRQTTEIAINAARSKCLVLSTINASNPVMAVQQLLDMGIEPYRFNRSLIGVIGQHLLRKLCEECRIAYTPLSEERVRFGISETNPEETFYRANSLHPQEIKTTKAEGTLCQNCCRVGYKGQIAVHEILRMSPVLQQLLIQKPSVEAFHATAQAEGMQTYLDNGFELARQGLTSLDELEQLLKHQY from the coding sequence ATGGCTGTTTATCCATCTTGTCCAATCTATCGGATTCCCGACAAGCTATCGCTCTTTGGTCAGCGATTAGTAGATACAGGATGGCTAGAGTTTGAGCAGATGCTTCAGGTTGAGAGAGAATCGCGCCAATCAAATGAATCAGTTATCACCTCTGTTGAACGGCTTATTGGTCGCCCACTCTCGGCTGATGTAAAGCAAATGTATAAGCAACTCAGCTTATTTGAATTAAAACTTCTCCATTGTGTTGAACCATTTGTTTTCGAGAATTCAGGAATTACGATCAACCAAGTTTCTGAATTAATTGACACGTTAATTCCAATTGATATTTGTCGTCGCTATCGCTTAGTACCTCTCTTCAAAATAGAACATGGACCAACCTCACTCCTAGTGGCAATGGTTAATCCAAATGATTTGGCGGCTCAAGATGATTTAAATAGAATTTTGCGGCCTCAAGGATTATTGCTTAAACGCCTGGTGATTCCTGTAGAAGATTATCAGCAAATTATTTCTCAATATCTAGATAACCAGTTTGATCAGCAGAAACAGCTTGATCTGCAATCTAAGTTTGACTCTAAAGCTGACCTCGACGAGCTAGAATATCTTGGTCTAGAAGAGATAATAGACGATGCTAATGTAGACTTGAAAATCGCCTTGACCGATGGAGAAGCTGAACCAGTTGTTGCATTGGTTAACAAAATCCTGGTTCAAGCACTTCAAGAAGAGGTTTCAAACATTCACGTTGAGCCTCAGAAGGAATATCTTCGGATTCGATTTCGTAAATATGGGGTGTTGAGGGATGCGGTTGACCCCTTACCCAAGAAAATTATCCCCGCGGTGACCGCTCGCCTCAAAGTAATTGCTGATCTGGATATTTTAGAGAAGTGCTCACCTCAAACTGGTAAAATCTATCGAATTTTCGATGGACGTAAAATTGAATTTGATGTCAGTACACTTCCCAGTCGATGCGGCGAAGGGATTGTCTTAACTCTGGTAAATCGGTCACTACCTCCTGTCTCATTAGAAAATATCTTCCCTCACTCATCCAGTAGACAAAGCGTGCAAGAGATGATTGCACACTCGCATGGATTACTGTTAGTTGTAGGAGTACCTGGTTCTAGCAAAATAACCACCCTCTACTCCTTACTTGCTCAACGAAATACTGTAGACAGTCGGATTATTACATTTGAAGAAGTAGTTCAATATTTTTTAGAAGGGATTACTCAAGTACAACTGCCCATCGAGAACCGCAAAGACTATATCAACGCTTGTTTGCGACAAGATCCAGATATCGTTCTGATAGATGAGTTGTGCGATCGCCAAACTACTGAAATAGCCATCAACGCCGCTCGTTCAAAATGTCTCGTACTATCTACCATCAATGCATCTAATCCAGTGATGGCAGTTCAGCAACTGCTCGATATGGGAATCGAACCTTATAGATTCAATCGAAGTTTGATTGGAGTGATTGGGCAACATCTTCTACGTAAATTGTGTGAGGAATGCCGCATTGCTTATACCCCCCTTTCTGAAGAACGAGTTCGATTTGGCATTTCTGAAACTAACCCAGAAGAAACATTCTATCGGGCGAATAGCTTACACCCTCAAGAAATCAAAACAACTAAAGCTGAAGGGACTTTGTGTCAAAACTGTTGTAGAGTGGGTTACAAAGGTCAGATTGCCGTTCATGAAATTCTGCGAATGAGTCCTGTTTTGCAACAACTTCTCATTCAAAAACCGTCTGTTGAAGCTTTTCACGCAACTGCTCAAGCAGAGGGAATGCAAACTTATTTAGACAATGGCTTCGAGTTAGCACGACAAGGCTTGACTTCATTGGATGAACTTGAACAGTTGCTTAAGCATCAGTATTAA